The nucleotide window ATCAGTAATGATAAATCAGTAGATGACTGGCCAGAAAGAGTCAAAACTTATCAAATTGGTCAAGATATAAATTTTAAAGATGGGAAACTAAACTTAGAGTTTGTGGGGAATCGAATAGATGCTATTGTCGGGGAGGGAGAAGATATTAAAGCAGAAGTTCTAATAGATGGAAAACACCCGTCAGAAATTTCCGATTTATATCGTTTTACAAGAGCTAATGAAACCTCTTCAAAAGATTGGCCTTGGGATGTTGCTGCTCCCTTTTTGATAAGTTGGGAAAAGCCTCCTATAGATGAAGATTGGACTTTGATTATTGAGGACGTAAATTCTATAGAACAAGAAGAAAAAAAAGAATTAAACTTTACTTTTTCTGTAACGGGTTCAAAAACGGGTGCTGATGGACAAGGTTCAAATACAGAAAAATTTGTTTCTAATTCAGGTCGAGTTGTAATAGAGCCTTTTTCCTGGATTTTATCTAGTCGTTATCCTTCTCCGATTAAATCTGGATATACTTTAAAGTTTAAATCTCTTCTCTTGGGAACAGACGTTTATGAAGCTCCAACTATCAAAGATAATAATCATGAATTAACCATAACATTAGCTCAGGGTTTAAAAAACACAAAACATCATTTGCAACTAATCCCTAATAAAAAAGGTCTTGTTCCCATTAAAGCCATTCGTGTTTATCGACCTCCGTTAAATGAGACAAATATTAAAAAGCCTCTAGTTGCTGACGAAGTCATCCCCTCTTCTCAGGAAAATGAATAATTAATTTTTAGCTCAGTCTCCAATCTGTATAAAGCAGTCTAGAAAAAACAGCTAAAAAGTTAATCCAATTTATGGCTCATTTAGTGATAATTCTGCTGAAAATTTCATTTATTTCCTTTAAAAATTCGGATTGAGTATGATTAGAAAATATATTTTTTCTATAACGTTGAAAAAGGTCAATGATTTTAATTTCTTCTTGTACAGTTATACAATCTAAATTGACGACTAAAGACGAATTTAAATCATTGGGTTCAAATTTTTCTAATCCTTGTCCGTATTCTCGTCTGTTGTCTTGAAATATTTTTTTTGAGACATCAGTGAGTAAATAAGCAAATAATAAATCTTCTCGATTAGCTGACAACAAATTAAGATAAATACAATGAAAAGTAGTCAGGTTTCTAATTTTGGCTTCATTTTTAATAAATCGTAGCCCATTACGATTAAAAACCGATACCCAAATAGGAGAAGGGGGACGTTTTTCTATGGCATACCAAGGCTTTCTATGACTGGTTAAATGTTTTTTGTGAATCTGATTTTCTTCTCCTAATTGGATATATTTTTTGACGTTTTCATTCTGTAAATCTGTCACATTTAGAAGCAAAACCTTTTTATTTTTTTCTTTCAATTCTTCAAAAGTGGCCAGATTGAAAAAAGGCGAATTAATATAATTAGCTTTAGGAATACAGGGTAATAAATAACAATCTGGAATTTTATAGTGTTTTTGTTTTTCTAGATTAAAGGTAAAATAATCATTTGCTCCTGTAGCAATGCCTCTGACTACTTTTCCATAAGCTGAAAACGGCACAAGATTTTTAAAGTTTAAGGACTGTTGAGGTTGATAGTATAAACGCCATTTAAGTTTGGGATTAATTTGAGAATAATTTAGTTTATTTCCTCCCGTTAAACTCTGAGGATATTTATTCAATTCGGTTTGTAAATTATTCAATTCAGTTAGAGATTTAACAGAAATAAATTCTAAATCTTGAGACTTTTTATCGTGGGCAAAAAGTAAAATACTCGATGTAGTAATGGCATCAGTGAATATATTTTCTGCAAAATCAAGAATAATGACATATCTCAGTTTTCCATCTTTTATTAAATAGTCTTTGATCTTTTTGCCATAATCAGAATTCAAAAATTCAGAAGGAACAATATAGGCGATTCTGCCATTGGGATTGAGTTGATAAATAGATTTTAATAGAAATAAAGTATATAAGTTAGTAAAACCGGTTAACGTAATTCCTAATTTTTGTTTGATTTCTTTTAAATTAGTTTTATTATCATAATCATGAAATTTAAAGTAGGGGGGATTACAAATAATTCCATCATAATTTTCCTGCCAATCTTGACTGATATAATCTTGGTGATATAAATTAACGTTTAAATGATGATTAAGTTTTCGGGCTTGAGATAAAATTAAACTATCAATTTCTAAACCCGTTATATTTATATTTCTATCAGTATTATCAAAAATCGCTCTCGCAAATACTCCTAACCCAAAAGCCGGATCAAGAATAGTTTTACAATCAGTATTTCCTAATATCCATTGAGCCATAAAATCAGCTATGGGATAAGGAGTAAAAAATTGAGCATATTTTTTTCGATGTTCTAAACTAACTGACTGACAGTATTCTTTTTCATCCTGCATAATTTTAGGCTCTAAAAAACCGTAACATCTGATTACCTCCTTTTTGGAATTCATAATTAGTCTGTTCAATACAGCTTTGAATGCCGATTTTAGCCATAGCTTCCCTAACCGGTTCAATATAAGACGAAACTTGAAGCGATAAAGTCAGTAACGGAAAAACTCTCACTTCTTGAGCAACTCGACACATTTCTTGAATAGAATTTAGATGAAACTCTAGAGATAATAAATCAGAATATAAAAACAAAAAATGAGAACATAACCCTAATTGAAATTGATATGACTCAAAAGGTAAATGGGGTAAAGCTCCCATTTGATAATGCTTTTCTTGTCGTCCCTTTTCATAATCAGACAGAAAAATGTTTAACGCTTTAGTTCGATTTTGACGTAAATCTTCCGGGTTTTGATGATAACTCCAAGTCCAATTTTTAGGCGTTGCTTTTACTTGCTCAATAATATCATCTACCACTTCTTCAAAACGTCGCTTAATCTCTTTGGCAGAAAATTCATAAATCGGATCGATAGAGATAACATTATAACCCGCTTGGGTCATCTCCGCATTAAAACTTGCTGGCCCATCTCCACATCCTAAAATTAGCTGTTGGCAATCTTCCTCCGACAGATTAAACATCAATTCATATTCACGTCGAGAACGTCCAAAGGGGACAATTTCGCTTAATTTTAGACTCATCTTGATTTAACATCCAATTAAACGCTCTAAGTGAATATTGTATAGCAGGGGGCAGGAGGCAGGAGGTTAAAAGTTTACTCTCATGTTTGGTTGAGATTTGAAAAATGTCCTAACGGCCTTGGCATTTGCTATAATTGTTTTTGCCTAATTGACCTTAAAATATTTCTTTTTTGAATCGATTGATGGCTTCAGAGGCTTGTTTTAGAGTTGCTCCTGTCCATTTGCGATATAATTTCAAAGCATAGATTTTTCGCTGTTGACGCAGGACTTCTAAAATTTTCAATTTTTCTCCTTTTGTAATCTTTCTCGGTTGTTTGGGTTTCTTTGTCGGTAAACTTATGGCCATTCCCATCCACAACCCAGCTAAAAACGCGATCGCTATTGATGCTATCACTAAAATTAGACTAAGCATAATCTTAATCGATACATCTGATTTAATCTTTTTATGCTAATAAATTACAGGGGATCAATCATCAACCATTAGGAGTTTGACAATTAACAATTTTTTCCTACTTTTGTAGTAATTAGATTGACCTAAATAATAAGTAAAAAAATAAATTAGCCCGCGTAGGCGGGCTTTGCTCGTATAGCTTCACCCTTTAGGGTGTTAACATCAGGAAAAATCAAACACCCCAGATAAGAATTAATAAATATTAAGCAATCGTCACTTCAGGAGAAAGATAAACATCTTGAATGGCATGAAACAGTTTAATCCCTTCTTCTATAGGACGTTGAAAAGCTTTTCTTCCTGAAATAAGTCCGCAACCTCCCGCGCGTTTATTAATAACAGCCGTTCGCACCGCCTCAGCAAAATCATTTTTTCCTGAAGCCCCACCAGAATTAATTAAACCACTGCGCCCACAATAACAATTAAGCACTTGATAACGGGTTAAATCAATGGGATGATCTGAGGTTAATTGAGTGTAAACTTTGTCATGAGTTCTCCCATATTTTTCGCCGGTTGCTTTAGCTACGGCTTCATAACCTCGGTTACATTCTGGCAATTTCTGTTTAATAATATCTGCTTCTATTGTTACTCCTAAATGATTCGCTTGCCCGGTTAAATCAGCCGCCAGATGATAATCTTTATCTTGTTTAAATACATCATTGCGTAAGTAACACCATAAAATAGTTGCCATTCCCAATTGATGAGCATGAGCAAAAGCTTCACTCACTTCTTGAATTTGACGATCGCTTTCGGGTGAGCCAAAATAAATAGTAGCACCAACGGCAACCGCCCCTAAATTCCAGGCTTGCTCTACATTAGCAAACATGATTTGATCTGAGCCATTGGGATAGGTCAGCAATTCGTTATGATTGAGCTTAACAATAAAGGGGATACGATGGGCATATTTACGGGATACCATCCCCAAAACCCCTAAAGTGGTAGCGACTGCGTTACATCCCCCCCCTAACGCCAGTTTAATAATATTTTCCGGATCAAAATAGATGGGGTTAGGGGCAAAAGAAGCCCCTGCCGAATGTTCGATCCCCTGATCCACTGGTAAAATTGAAAGATATCCTGTATTGGCTAATCTTCCGCTAGAGTATAGTTGTTGTAAACTACGCAGCACTTGAGGATTGCGATCGCTATTAACAAAAATCCGCTCTATAAAATCGTTGCCGGGTAAATGAAGTAAAGATTTAGGAACTTTTGCTTCGTAGGTGAGTAAACTTTCTGCTTCATCACCTAACCAAGATGCAATCGATGGAGGAGTGTAGATGGTTGCTGTCATAATGCTTTTTTGGCAGTACCACAAATTCAACTTTAAGTCAACTTCTATCTAGTGTGGCAATTTTTTCGTTTTTTTAAATCTCTCTAAGGAGTTAAGTATATCGACACAATTAAAGTTAACTGTGAGATTAGGCAACAGGCAACAGGCAACAGGCAACATTTAAAACGGATTATTATACTTCTTTGCTCATCAAATTTTACGTCAAGTTTTATAACTTTCACTTTAAAAGTTATAAATTTTGCCAGAAGTTTACTTTCTGATCAAGTGTTAAAGATCTCATTATCCATTATCCATTATCCATTATCCATTGTCCATTGTCCATTATCCATTGTCCATTATCCATTGTCCATTGTCCATTATCCATTATCCATTATATTTAGAGACTTAGCCATTGAGAAATTGCACCGGGTACGGGTAAAAGAATACTGACTAATAAGGCTAAAGAAAACAAGCCTAAGAAATCTCGCGTAGTATCTAATTCGGTCACATCATTTAAGGCGGGATTATCTACCAAAGGCATTAATAATAAAATAATTGCCCAGAGTAAAAATTCTCCTTTCATGAGTGCTAAAACAAAGACAAATAATCGAGTTAATTGACCAATAATAATCGCTGTTTTTTGACCAAACATAGCATGAACAATATGACCCCCATCTAGTTGTCCGACAGGCATCAAATTAAGAGCAGTAACGATTAAACCGATATATCCAGCGACAGCTAAAGGATGTAAATCAATAGCTATTCCGGGAATTAATTGACTGCCTAAAGCGATTTTAGAGAATACAGCAAATAGAAAAGAAAACCGAGGATCAAGGGCTTCAAAATTTAGTAAACTGGTATTTTCAGGGTCAATACTTACCGTATCAGATAGAGTTAACCCCCATAAAAGTAGAGGAACAGTAACGATAAATCCTCCCAATGGCCCTGCAATTCCCACATCAAATAAAGCTTTGCGATTGGGAACGGGTGACTTCATTTGAATAAATGCCCCAAACGTCCCTAAGAAAAAAGGAATGGGAATAAAATAAGGTAGCGTCGCACGGATTTTATAATGAATCGCCGCTAGATAATGACTAAATTCGTGAATGCCTAAAATGGTAATAATGCCTAAACTGTAAGGGAGTCCTTGCCAAATTAAGTTAAGATTATCCTCTAATTGTTCTGGGGTAACTCCGCTAATTTCTGCTCCTATAAGCGTTGTGGTTAATAAAGTAATTAATAGCAGTCCTAACGCAAAAATAGGCCGCTTAAGGGGTTGAGTATCCGATGGTTGACCGGTTTTTGACCAAGGATTAGAAACTAAGGCAAAAAAGGGTTGACCTTGTAAACTTTCTTGGAAGAGAACTAAAAAACGATCGCCGAAAGTTTTTTCTATATTTCCCTTAATGGTTTTATAAGCTTCTTCGGGGACAGCCCTTAATTTTCCGCGACAGAGAATCGCTTGAGGACGATAATCAATCTGTTGTAAATAATAAATTCCCCAAGGAAAACAGTCTCTTAATTCTTTTTCTTCATCGACAGTTATCGGACGAGTTTTTGAGTTATTATCTTGAGGTTGAACCGATTCGAGAATTGATGGGGTTTCTGGTTTGGGGGGAGGAGTATCCGTCTTGGGTCTTCCGATCTGAATTAACCACCAATATAATAGAGGACAAAGCACAAACGGCCCAATTAAAAGTAACGGGGGCATAGGTTGGTCTTCACCATTAAATTGCCACCAAACCCCCCAAATAATGGGAGGGGTCATCATCACTAGCCAAATTAGCCAAATAGGAGTTCGAGTCATTTTGGCGACATTACGTTGTAGGAGAAAGTAAGTAATGAAGCCGAGTACACTTAAGATGAGCCAGATTTCCATGTTAAACAACCTAATGGGTTATATGTACAGAGCGTTTCAGACATACTGTTATCAGGGAAGCCATCCTTTTCATAGGATAATGAATAAAGATAAAGGGTTTGCCCTTAATTGTTGTAACAGATCTGATCGAACTCATGCCATCTGATTCTAACTATCACTCTACAGCTAATGCTCCTGATGACAATTTAGAACCTTCTACACAAGTTATACGCTCTAAACCTCCCCGATTAATTTTAGAGGGGTTATATGCTTTTGCTCCCAATCGAGAGACTTTAGGAGGGACTTCTTACTTTATTGTAGAAAATACGGGTAACATCTTGATCGATTGTCCGGCTTGGGAAAACATTAATCAACAATTTTTAATTAATCATGGTGTGCGATGGTTATTTTTAACTCATCGGGGTGGCATCAGCAAACAGCTTAAGTTAATGCAATCTGTCCTCAATTGTGAGGTGATTATTCAAGAACAAGAAGCGTATCTATTGCCAGAAGTCCCCCTCACTTCCTTTGTCCAAGAAATCCTTTTAAATTCTCATTATTGTGGGGTTTGGACTCCCGGACATTCGCCGGGATCTTCTTGTTTTTATTGGCCGCAACATGGGGGGGTTCTTTTTTCGGGACGGCATTTACTACCCAATCAACAAGGGCAACCCGTTCCCCTTCGTACCGCTAAAACCTTTCATTGGTGGCGACAGTTAAAAAGTGTGGCCGCTTTACGCGATCGCTTTAGTCCCGAAACTCTTAATTATCTCTGTCCTGGGGCAAATACTGGCTTTTTACGGGGTAAAGGATTTATTGAACAAGCTTATCACCAGTTAGAGCAATTAAACCTTGAACAACTTCGACAAGCTCCCATTTTTGAACTTTTTTCATAAATGTTAAGATGACTTAACATTTAGCAATAAAACTTTCATTTTTTTCATAAAGCTTGATAAACTGTTACATACAGCAATAATTATTAAACATTGATCAAACATTAGGAGAGATAAAACTCAATGGCAGGACTTTTTGGCTTTGGTGGTAAGACTAAATATGTTGATGAACCGAATCAGCCACAACAAAACGGAAAAAAAGGAGCTTTCTTTCTTGAGCCAGACGATGCCAAATCTCTCGGCAATATAGAATTCATGCGGAAAGCCTACAAAATTAAAAGAAGTTTTCCCAAAACTTTAAAAGGTGCTGGAGCAAAAGTTGTTTCTGAAATCTCCTCTATGCAAAAAGCGATCGCAAAAGGTGAGATGATTGCTCCCCAAATCACCCAAACCACCCAAACCACCCAAACCAGCCAACCTACTCAAGAAAATACGGTTCGTCGCAGTGCTGACACCAGCATGGATATGTTCCGTAAAATGGCTAAAGACATTAAAAAATAAATAAATCTTTCTCAAGTTTTCCCACACTGGATTTAATAATTCCTCAGTGTGGTTTTTTTATAAAGTAGGTTGGGTTGAGGGACGAAACCCAACTTCAATAATTGATAATTGACAAGGGATAATTGATACCAATTCTCTATAACGCTGCATTTAATCGATCCCCCCAACCCCCCTTAACAAGGGGGGCTTTAAAGAAAAATGAATTGCATTATTAAGGAGAATTGGTATGACAATTTCCTCTTCATTAATGAAGAGGATTGAAACCGGAGAAAATTTTTGTTGATTTTTCTTGTTGAAAAAAGAGGTTTTAAACCAAATTAATTAATTATCCATTATCAATTATCCATTATCCATTGATAAACAAACCTAACACAAACTAATAGTCTGTCAATCTTAAATTGACCGGTTGAGACAGGCAGGGGAAGCAGAGGGAGCAGAGGGAGATTTAACCGTCAAAATTAGCTTGACACAGAACTAAGCTTTGTTGGGTTTCACTACCGTTCAACCCAACCTACAACTCTCGCTCAAATTGTAGGATGCGTCCGGTGACGCATCAAAAAAAACTGTAGTTTGATTTTTAAGAATTTGTATAATGATCATTAATGACTAAAACTTCATTAACTTTACCTCTTTTAAATTTATTAGAATTAATGAATCTAGAGGCAGAAACCGTAACGATTTTATAGTCTTTATAGAGTTCTCTAATAAAAGGAGTGTCAGCATTACTTAATAAAACCTGACATTTCCGTCTCGTTAAATCATCAACCGTTAATTTGAGACGTTTTTGTTCATCTTGATTAAAGCAATTGATATCATAAGCGGTAAAATAAGCAGTATCCGACAAGGGATCATAAGGAGGATCAAAATAAACAAAATCTCCTTGTTTAGCGGTTTTAACTGCCTCTTTAAAATCTGTATTAAGGATTTCAATTTTATTATTATTTAAATAATGATGAATGGATATAAGTAAACTTTCCTCTAAAATATTAGGATTTTTATATTTTCCAAAAGGGACATTAAACTGTCCTTGAGAATTAACTCTAAATAAACCATTATAACAAGTTTTATTGAGAAAAATAAGCCTTGATGCCCGTTCAACAGATGATTTTTTTTCATAATCATAGTTTCTATCCCATTGACGGATATCATAATAATATTCTGATTCATTTTTATGTTTTCTTAAATCTTCAATTAACGCCTCTACTGAATCTTTAATGACTCGATAACAGTTAATTAATTCTTCATTACTATCATTAATTACCGCTTGCTTGGGCTGTAATGCAAATAAAATAGCTCCTCCTCCTAAAAAAGGTTCATAATAAGTTGTATATTTAGGTATATAGTTTTTTATTTCTTTAATGAGTTGTCTTTTCCCTCCTGCCCATTTTAAAAAGGGTTTGACTAAATAGTTGGACATAATTTTAAGAATTGATAGTTGAGAATTGAGAATTGATAATGATTTATCCCTTACAGTTCAGCTTAATTTTATCGGACTATTGCTCAGATTTTATGGAGTGCGCCAAATTGCATCGGCAACCCGACAGACATCATACATCGGTTTAACGTCATGAACTCTTAAAATATCTGCCTTGGATGCGATCGCTGCACAACAAGCCGCCGCCGTTCCCCAAACACGCTGTTTAGGGTCATTTTCCCCCAGAATATGACCAATAAAACGTTTACGAGAAGCCCCGACTAAAATGGGAACATCTAAAGATTTAAACTCTACAATCTGTCTGAGAAGTTGTAAATTTTGTTCATAAGTTTTAGCAAAGCCAATACCTGGATCGATAATAATATGCGATCGCTTGACCCCAACAGCAAGAGCTTGATTAATTTGACCTTTTAAAAAGTGTTGAATTTCTGCGATTAAATCCTGATAATCAGTTAAAGATTGCATTGTTTGGGGAGTTCCTCGGATGTGCATTAAAATAATAGGAACATCTAAGCGAGCAACAACAGAAAACATTTCTGGCTCAAACGTTCCCCCAGAAATATCATTAACCATATCTGCTCCGGCTTCTATCGCACACTGAGCAACTGTAGCTCTCGTGGTATCAATAGAAATAGGAAGAGAAATTTCCGAACGTAAGGCTTTAATAACAGGAATAACTCGGTTAAGTTCTTCATCGAGGGAAATTTGTTCCGCACCCGGACGAGTTGACTGGCCTCCAATATCGATAATATCTGCTCCTTCTGTCACCATTTTTTTAGCTTGAATTAAAGCCAACTCCAGAGAATTAAATTCACCCCCATCACTAAAACTATCCGGGGTAACATTTAAAATTCCCATTAAGTAAGTCCGAGTTCCCCAATTAAAAGAATAACCGCGAATCACTAAATCATCCATTTTTTCTGATTTAATCTTGATACTTAAAGACCTTGGTGGGCAATGGCTGTGCCTGTCGTCGCACGGCAGGCTTTATACGCCCCGTCCCACCCTAAGAAGTTATACCAATTCTTAAAAATCAGACTACGGTTTTTGATGCGTTGGGAACGCATCCTACAATTTGAGCAAAAAGATTGTGTAGTTAAAATTTACAGAATTGGTATTAAAAAATTTTGCCATAGCCATTAGTTTTAGATTTTTTTAGACTAATGACTATTGACTTATAACTGATGACGATTGACTATTTATAATTAACAATCTGGGCGAAATCTGCCGGATTTAAACTAGCACCGCCGACTAAAGCACCATCAATTTCTGATTGTTTCATAATTTCATCAATATTACCGGGTTTAACAGAACCTCCATATTGAATCGAGACATTTTTATTGGTTAATTGTTCTCGAATGATGCCGATAACTCGGTTAGCTTCTGAAGATTCACAGGTGTCACCAGTCCCAATGGCCCAGATGGGTTCATAAGCAATGACTAACTTATTTTGATCTACATCAACCAAATCCCGTTTTAATTGATTAATGATGATCTTTTCCGTTTCTCCTGCATCCCGTTGAGATTTAGATTCCCCAACACAGAGGATAGGAATTAACCCGTATTTTTGAGCCGCAAGGACTCTTAAATTGACGGTTTCATCGGTGTCTCCGAAATATTGACGGCGTTCACTATGACCCACAATGACATAACTCACCCCGATTTCGGTTAGCATTGCCCCGGAAATTTCACCTGTGTAGGCACCGGCTTCTTCCCAGTGGACATTTTGCGCCCCTAATTTAATGCGACTCCCATGTAAATTTTTAGACATTGCTCCTAAATCAGTAAAGGGGGCGCATAAGACTATTTCTCTAGATTCGTCTGTATCCTCTATTTTTGATTTAAATACTTGCACAAACTCCAGAGCTTCTGCTTGAGTCTTGTACATTTTCCAGTTACCAGCAATGATAATTTTCCGCACAGCTTAACCCTTAATGTTAACTTCAATACATAATGCAGATTTCTAGTTTAAGGCTTTCGGGGTCATTAGTTAATAGTTAACAGTTAACAGTGATCACTTATCAGTGCTAATTTTAGTCGGAAATAAATCAAGTTGATCAACTTTTTCCCCCTGCCCCCTGCCTCCTGCCCCCTGCCTCCTGCCTCCTGCCTCCTGCCTCCTGCCCCCTGCCTCCTGCCCCCTGCCTCCTGCCCCCTGCCTCCTGCCTCCTGCCTCCTGCCTCCTGCCCCCTGCCTCCTGCCTCCTGCCTCCTGCCTCCTGCCCCCTGCCTCCTGCCTCCTGCCTCCTGCCTCCTGCCCCCTGCTATACTTATTTATTGATCGCTGACGACTTGTTCCTGAGAGTCTTCTAAAAAGGTTTTAACGGTTTTATCCGGCCTCAGAACTAGACGAATTTGAGGATTTTCTACATTTTCCGGCACGGCAGAAACAAACGGTTCTCCCATGAGGGGCATATTCGTCTGATCTAAATACAGTCTAGCCGCTTTTCCTAAAGGAATAATACGTCCGATAGAACCGTCTGAATTTAAAACTAAACGGTATTCGAGAGTATGTTTCAAGCTTTCTGGGGGTTGCCAACGCTCTTGAAAATATTCTCTAGTTTCTGTGACTTGAGGAATGGTATCTAATAGAGTGGTGTTGTTGGTATTGTTAGGGATGTTTCCTGAATTTAGGGCACTCACTCCAGGCTGATTCGGATTAGAGGGGACAGCCGCGCTTTGAGAGGGCAATTTGGGTAATTGAGGGAGATTGGGGACTGCGGTAGTAGGGGGCATCGTATAGGCGGTATTAGCACTCTTGGAGGGCGTATTAGAGAGGATAGGTACAGAATGAGGACTCGGAGGAGGTGCTAAGGGAGAAAGATTAGGGGCGGTGGCAACGGGGGGAGTAGAGGGGAGATTAGGTTTTAAAATGATAGTATTTTGCTCCGGTGCAGGGGGAACGACGGGAGCAGGAGGCAGAACGGTTTTAGGAGGCACAACAACCGCTACATCTGGGTTACGAGGCGGAGAGTTAGGGTTGCCGACTTGGGGAGGAGGAGGTAATTTTTGTTGTTGTTCTAAGGACGGGGCTAAGGTAGGAGAAGGAACAGGTTGACCCGATGGCGGCAAAGGAACAGGAGGTAAAATATCTTTAATGGTTTGATTGTCTGATGGAGAGGCAGAATTGTTAAGGGCTGTGTTTTGATGGGATAACTGATACCATCTCAGTCCTACTGTCGGTATTCCGACGGCGAGAAGGGCGACAAGGGTTGTAATTGTCCAGACTACAGTTTTTTTCGGGGAGTTGGTATTCTCAAAATTAGGGGAAATTTCCGCTTCTTGAGTGTATTCTTCTAAAGCATTGGCTAAGTCAAAAAGTTGAGATATGCTCAGTAAGATTTTGCTTTTATTGTGATTGGTGATCAGTACACTACAATCGAGTTCATGATTGAGTAATCCTTTGGGTTTTAAAGAGGGGAGAGGAATACCCGATAGATGAGTAGGATTAGGAATATCCCTGGAGACCGGTAGGGATTTTTCTTGTAAATAAGCCCCATTGCCTTCTTTTAGGGGAACATGAGCAATTAAGCGTTTTTCGGAAATTAAGGGTAAATTTTTTGAGGAGGAGGCGAGTAAGTTTTGAACGTAAGTGGTTACAATATCACAAAGCACTTGAAGCTCACTGCGATCGCCTTCTAAGGTAACTTGTTCCTCATCGAGCATTTTCGGGTCATCAAAGTGTAATTTAAATTTAAACTCTTTGAGACGATTATCAATAGACCACAAGGATAAAGGAGAACGTTT belongs to Gloeothece citriformis PCC 7424 and includes:
- the tpiA gene encoding triose-phosphate isomerase, producing the protein MRKIIIAGNWKMYKTQAEALEFVQVFKSKIEDTDESREIVLCAPFTDLGAMSKNLHGSRIKLGAQNVHWEEAGAYTGEISGAMLTEIGVSYVIVGHSERRQYFGDTDETVNLRVLAAQKYGLIPILCVGESKSQRDAGETEKIIINQLKRDLVDVDQNKLVIAYEPIWAIGTGDTCESSEANRVIGIIREQLTNKNVSIQYGGSVKPGNIDEIMKQSEIDGALVGGASLNPADFAQIVNYK
- a CDS encoding DUF4335 domain-containing protein, encoding MLFSNSPIRRYTPPTCTLEIWGKRSPLSLWSIDNRLKEFKFKLHFDDPKMLDEEQVTLEGDRSELQVLCDIVTTYVQNLLASSSKNLPLISEKRLIAHVPLKEGNGAYLQEKSLPVSRDIPNPTHLSGIPLPSLKPKGLLNHELDCSVLITNHNKSKILLSISQLFDLANALEEYTQEAEISPNFENTNSPKKTVVWTITTLVALLAVGIPTVGLRWYQLSHQNTALNNSASPSDNQTIKDILPPVPLPPSGQPVPSPTLAPSLEQQQKLPPPPQVGNPNSPPRNPDVAVVVPPKTVLPPAPVVPPAPEQNTIILKPNLPSTPPVATAPNLSPLAPPPSPHSVPILSNTPSKSANTAYTMPPTTAVPNLPQLPKLPSQSAAVPSNPNQPGVSALNSGNIPNNTNNTTLLDTIPQVTETREYFQERWQPPESLKHTLEYRLVLNSDGSIGRIIPLGKAARLYLDQTNMPLMGEPFVSAVPENVENPQIRLVLRPDKTVKTFLEDSQEQVVSDQ